One genomic segment of Mastomys coucha isolate ucsf_1 unplaced genomic scaffold, UCSF_Mcou_1 pScaffold22, whole genome shotgun sequence includes these proteins:
- the Uspl1 gene encoding SUMO-specific isopeptidase USPL1 isoform X3 — MTDDSLKIGNGLPLVGPGTDIGISSLPMLGYLGKNCASAKVTTDGHCPACRAKGKLNALKTYRISFQESIFLCEDLQCIYPLGSESLTNLISPDLEDCHTPNKPQKRKRLETNCKNSPLPVHSKKTRSHIVTDGEPIVNGKYNGEVCGDFSASFPDNSGHQNPVRTAASVEQNETLEADNMVVATTEDTATVSLTSELEMPSKSRCLSLCQTLCVQWKNTQALCWLDCILSALVHLEVLRNTVLEVCSIEECVFGRLFETYHQADKLLHTHHLHGVTGEDCKKLTSEIFTEIDTCLNKVRDEIFAKLQPKLRCTLGDMESPVFALPVLLKLEPHVENLFTYSFSWNFECSHCGHQYQNRCVKSLVTFTNVVPEWHPLNAAHFGPCNSCNSKSQIRKMVLERASPILMLHFVEGLPRRDLQHYAFHFEGSLYQVTSVIQYQANNHFITWILDADGSWLECDDLKGPCAKRHVTCEVPASETHIVIWERKSQVPVEEAACLPCMKPNVQLVSGIEVHGN, encoded by the exons ATGACGGATGACTCTCTGAAGATTGGAAATGGTTTGCCACTGGTTGGACCAGGGACTGATATAGGGATATCTTCACTCCCCATGCTGGGGTACTTGGGAAAA aaTTGTGCTTCAGCTAAAGTTACAACAGATGGGCATTGCCCTGCTTGTAGAGCAAAAGGCAAGCTAAATGCCTTAAAAACTTACCGAATTAGCTTCCAAGAATCCATCTTTTTGTGTGAAGATCTTCAG tgcATTTATCCTTTGGGCTCTGAATCACTTACTAATTTAATTTCTCCTGATTTGGAAGATTGTCACACTCCAAATaagcctcaaaaaagaaaaagattggaaACCAACTGTAAGAATTCACCTCTTCCAGTACATTCTAAAAAGACTAGAAGTCACATTGTCACCGATGGTGAACCAATTGTGAATGGTAAATATAATGGAGAAGTATGTGGTGACTTCTCAGCAAGCTTCCCAGATAACAGTGGTCACCAGAATCCAGTCAGGACAGCTGCTTCTGTGGAGCAGAATGAGACTTTGGAAGCTGATAACATGGTCGTGGCTACTACAGAAGATACTGCTACAGTTAGTCTCACATCTGAGTTGGAAATGCCATCTAAGAGCAGATGTTTATCACTTTGTCAGACTCTGTGTGTCCAGTGGAAAAACACTCAGGCACTCTGCTGGTTGGACTGTATCCTTTCGGCCCTGGTGCACTTGGAGGTGTTGAGGAACACTGTGCTGGAGGTGTGCTCCATAGAGGAGTGTGTATTTGGGAGGCTGTTTGAAACATACCATCAAGCAGATAAGCTTCTGCACACCCATCACCTGCATGGCGTCACAG gtgAAGATTGTAAAAAATTGACGTCAGAAATATTTACAGAAATAGATACCTGTTTGAATAAAGTTAGAGATGAAATTTTTGCTAAACTTCAACCTAAGCTTAGATGCACATTAG GTGACATGGAAAGTCCTGTGTTTGCACTTCCTGTACTGTTAAAGCTTGAACCCCATGTTGAAAACCTCTTTACATATTCTTTTTCTTGGAATTTTGAATGTTCTCATTGTGGACATCAGTACCAAAACAG GTGTGTGAAGAGTCTGGTCACCTTTACAAATGTTGTTCCCGAGTGGCATCCACTCAATGCTGCCCATTTTGGTCCATGTAACAGTTGCAACAGTAAatcacaaataagaaaaatggTGCTGGAAAG AGCGTCGCCCATACTCATGCTGCACTTCGTGGAAGGCTTACCAAGGAGGGATTTGCAGCACTATGCCTTCCATTTTGAAGGTAGTCTTTATCAAGTCACGTCGGTAATACAGTACCAAGCAAATAACCATTTTATAACATGGATTTTAGATGCTGATG GGAGTTGGTTGGAGTGTGATGACCTAAAGGGTCCCTGTGCTAAAAGGCATGTGACCTGTGAAGTGCCGGCATCAGAGACACATATCGTTATTTGGGAAAGAAAATCCCAGGTGCCAGTTGAAGAAGCTGCTTGCCTTCCATGCATGAAGCCAAATGTGCAGCTTGTGTCAG GAATTGAAGTCCATGGCAACTGA
- the Uspl1 gene encoding SUMO-specific isopeptidase USPL1 isoform X1 has protein sequence MTDDSLKIGNGLPLVGPGTDIGISSLPMLGYLGKNCASAKVTTDGHCPACRAKGKLNALKTYRISFQESIFLCEDLQCIYPLGSESLTNLISPDLEDCHTPNKPQKRKRLETNCKNSPLPVHSKKTRSHIVTDGEPIVNGKYNGEVCGDFSASFPDNSGHQNPVRTAASVEQNETLEADNMVVATTEDTATVSLTSELEMPSKSRCLSLCQTLCVQWKNTQALCWLDCILSALVHLEVLRNTVLEVCSIEECVFGRLFETYHQADKLLHTHHLHGVTGEDCKKLTSEIFTEIDTCLNKVRDEIFAKLQPKLRCTLGDMESPVFALPVLLKLEPHVENLFTYSFSWNFECSHCGHQYQNRCVKSLVTFTNVVPEWHPLNAAHFGPCNSCNSKSQIRKMVLERASPILMLHFVEGLPRRDLQHYAFHFEGSLYQVTSVIQYQANNHFITWILDADGSWLECDDLKGPCAKRHVTCEVPASETHIVIWERKSQVPVEEAACLPCMKPNVQLVSGEGQPTCPALCSLTGTTTSEPSVTHPTPIAGAPQTLPEIQAIAHGDSVLSRTKGLINSILPSAFEETIQETASVSHIDSKDCLLEEKPMAGSAELVSALAFQPQYSLGSSLLSNPCEGKLVVPCVDSSFPSQAVSTDLQAVLSQTGDTVVPKPVTDAPVPVLVQELKSMATEKDSQIQLLPLKTEKLNPEQPGKSQASNLRKRETTSSKTVAARSAQNQPRKDDQRKAFVGSWVKGLLSRGGAFMPPCVSAQSRAVTDLQPSVKGANNFDGFKTKSINRRSKRMSRKAKHVEEPSPGSSSPTSGSTAALPHAAGNTSALLKEQEGSCPAPLSHRPPSNKSVISPASCGDTAEDQVHKLRLKLLKKLKAKKKKLAALMSSPHHGTPISDHSEPASHCGTPVSDHSEPASHCGSPDDCESIEDLLKELQNQIDLEDKKSGYTSAPDGTSWNSQSHEEILAELLSPTTLSEPSESGELELRYLEMGDSTPAQASSEFSAVSQNMCLKQDHNYCSPEKNQCEVEMHSVIDSACIRTLNLGSPMKTDIFDDFLSTSALNSLTNDTLDIPHFDDSLFENC, from the exons ATGACGGATGACTCTCTGAAGATTGGAAATGGTTTGCCACTGGTTGGACCAGGGACTGATATAGGGATATCTTCACTCCCCATGCTGGGGTACTTGGGAAAA aaTTGTGCTTCAGCTAAAGTTACAACAGATGGGCATTGCCCTGCTTGTAGAGCAAAAGGCAAGCTAAATGCCTTAAAAACTTACCGAATTAGCTTCCAAGAATCCATCTTTTTGTGTGAAGATCTTCAG tgcATTTATCCTTTGGGCTCTGAATCACTTACTAATTTAATTTCTCCTGATTTGGAAGATTGTCACACTCCAAATaagcctcaaaaaagaaaaagattggaaACCAACTGTAAGAATTCACCTCTTCCAGTACATTCTAAAAAGACTAGAAGTCACATTGTCACCGATGGTGAACCAATTGTGAATGGTAAATATAATGGAGAAGTATGTGGTGACTTCTCAGCAAGCTTCCCAGATAACAGTGGTCACCAGAATCCAGTCAGGACAGCTGCTTCTGTGGAGCAGAATGAGACTTTGGAAGCTGATAACATGGTCGTGGCTACTACAGAAGATACTGCTACAGTTAGTCTCACATCTGAGTTGGAAATGCCATCTAAGAGCAGATGTTTATCACTTTGTCAGACTCTGTGTGTCCAGTGGAAAAACACTCAGGCACTCTGCTGGTTGGACTGTATCCTTTCGGCCCTGGTGCACTTGGAGGTGTTGAGGAACACTGTGCTGGAGGTGTGCTCCATAGAGGAGTGTGTATTTGGGAGGCTGTTTGAAACATACCATCAAGCAGATAAGCTTCTGCACACCCATCACCTGCATGGCGTCACAG gtgAAGATTGTAAAAAATTGACGTCAGAAATATTTACAGAAATAGATACCTGTTTGAATAAAGTTAGAGATGAAATTTTTGCTAAACTTCAACCTAAGCTTAGATGCACATTAG GTGACATGGAAAGTCCTGTGTTTGCACTTCCTGTACTGTTAAAGCTTGAACCCCATGTTGAAAACCTCTTTACATATTCTTTTTCTTGGAATTTTGAATGTTCTCATTGTGGACATCAGTACCAAAACAG GTGTGTGAAGAGTCTGGTCACCTTTACAAATGTTGTTCCCGAGTGGCATCCACTCAATGCTGCCCATTTTGGTCCATGTAACAGTTGCAACAGTAAatcacaaataagaaaaatggTGCTGGAAAG AGCGTCGCCCATACTCATGCTGCACTTCGTGGAAGGCTTACCAAGGAGGGATTTGCAGCACTATGCCTTCCATTTTGAAGGTAGTCTTTATCAAGTCACGTCGGTAATACAGTACCAAGCAAATAACCATTTTATAACATGGATTTTAGATGCTGATG GGAGTTGGTTGGAGTGTGATGACCTAAAGGGTCCCTGTGCTAAAAGGCATGTGACCTGTGAAGTGCCGGCATCAGAGACACATATCGTTATTTGGGAAAGAAAATCCCAGGTGCCAGTTGAAGAAGCTGCTTGCCTTCCATGCATGAAGCCAAATGTGCAGCTTGTGTCAGGTGAGGGGCAGCCGACTTGTCCAGCACTGTGTTCTCTGACTGGGACCACCACCTCAGAACCCTCAGTTACCCATCCCACACCTATAGCAGGCGCTCCTCAGACTCTTCCAGAAATACAAGCTATAGCTCATGGAGATAGTGTACTTTCAAGAACAAAAGGCTTGATCAACAGCATTTTACCCTCAGCATTTGAAGAGACCATCCAGGAAACTGCCTCTGTTTCTCACATTGACTCCAAAGATTGCCTATTGGAAGAAAAACCCATGGCAGGAAGTGCAGAACTTGTCAGTGCACTTGCTTTTCAGCCACAGTACTCTCTGGGGTCCTCCTTATTATCTAACCCGTGTGAAGGAAAGCTAGTTGTCCCGTGTGTGGATTCAAGTTTCCCATCCCAAGCTGTGAGCACAGACCTGCAGGCAGTACTGTCTCAGACAGGGGACACTGTGGTTCCAAAACCTGTGACTGATGCCCCTGTTCCTGTTCTTGTTCAGGAATTGAAGTCCATGGCAACTGAGAAGGACTCTCAGATACAGTTGCTGCCACTGAAAACCGAGAAGTTAAACCCTGAACAACCTGGTAAATCTCAGGCATCTAatttgagaaaaagagaaaccacGTCTTCTAAAACAGTAGCAGCCAGGTCAGCACAGAACCAGCCTCGGAAAGATGATCAGAGGAAAGCCTTCGTGGGGAGTTGGGTGAAGGGGCTGTTGAGCAGGGGTGGTGCATTTATGCCACCCTGTGTTTCGGCTCAGAGTAGAGCAGTAACTGACCTGCAGCCCTCTGTTAAAGGAGCCAATAATTTTGATGGCTTTAAAACGAAAAGTATAAACCGCAGGTCTAAAAGGATGTCCAGGAAAGCTAAGCATGTGGAGGAGCCATCTCCAGGGAGCAGCTCTCCAACGTCCGGTAGCACAGCTGCTCTGCCGCATGCTGCTGGGAACACCTCAGCCCTGTTGAAGGAGCAGGAAGGCTCATGTCCAGCTCCCCTCAGCCACAGACCCCCCAGCAATAAaagtgtcatctctccagcaagcTGTGGAGATACAGCTGAAGATCAGGTTCATAAGCTTCGGCTCAAacttcttaaaaaattaaaggcaaaaaagaagaaactagcTGCCCTCATGTCTTCCCCACACCATGGAACACCTATAAGTGACCATTCAGAGCCTGCGTCTCATTGTGGAACACCTGTAAGTGACCATTCAGAACCTGCGTCCCATTGTGGGTCTCCAGATGACTGTGAGTCCATAGAAGATCTGTTAAAAGAGCTACAGAATCAAATTGACCTTGAAGACAAAAAGTCTGGGTACACTTCTGCTCCTGATGGCACCTCGTGGAACAGCCAGAGTCATGAGGAGATTTTAGCGGAGTTGCTGTCGCCTACAACCCTGTCAGAGCCCTCAGAAAGTGGGGAGCTTGAGTTGAGGTACTTGGAAATGGGGGACAGCACCCCAGCACAAGCATCTAGTGAATTCAGTGCTGTGTCCCAGAACATGTGTCTGAAACAGGACCATAATTACTGCAGCCCCGAGAAAAACCAGTGTGAAGTTGAAATGCATTCAGTCATAGATAGTGCCTGTATAAGAACCTTAAATTTGGGGAGTCCCATGAAGACTGATATTTTTGATGATTTTCTTTCCACCTCAGCATTGAATTCTTTAACAAATGACACATTAGACATACCTCATTTTGATGACTCTCTGTTTGAGAATTGCTGA
- the Uspl1 gene encoding SUMO-specific isopeptidase USPL1 isoform X4, translating to MVVATTEDTATVSLTSELEMPSKSRCLSLCQTLCVQWKNTQALCWLDCILSALVHLEVLRNTVLEVCSIEECVFGRLFETYHQADKLLHTHHLHGVTGEDCKKLTSEIFTEIDTCLNKVRDEIFAKLQPKLRCTLGDMESPVFALPVLLKLEPHVENLFTYSFSWNFECSHCGHQYQNRCVKSLVTFTNVVPEWHPLNAAHFGPCNSCNSKSQIRKMVLERASPILMLHFVEGLPRRDLQHYAFHFEGSLYQVTSVIQYQANNHFITWILDADGSWLECDDLKGPCAKRHVTCEVPASETHIVIWERKSQVPVEEAACLPCMKPNVQLVSGIEVHGN from the exons ATGGTCGTGGCTACTACAGAAGATACTGCTACAGTTAGTCTCACATCTGAGTTGGAAATGCCATCTAAGAGCAGATGTTTATCACTTTGTCAGACTCTGTGTGTCCAGTGGAAAAACACTCAGGCACTCTGCTGGTTGGACTGTATCCTTTCGGCCCTGGTGCACTTGGAGGTGTTGAGGAACACTGTGCTGGAGGTGTGCTCCATAGAGGAGTGTGTATTTGGGAGGCTGTTTGAAACATACCATCAAGCAGATAAGCTTCTGCACACCCATCACCTGCATGGCGTCACAG gtgAAGATTGTAAAAAATTGACGTCAGAAATATTTACAGAAATAGATACCTGTTTGAATAAAGTTAGAGATGAAATTTTTGCTAAACTTCAACCTAAGCTTAGATGCACATTAG GTGACATGGAAAGTCCTGTGTTTGCACTTCCTGTACTGTTAAAGCTTGAACCCCATGTTGAAAACCTCTTTACATATTCTTTTTCTTGGAATTTTGAATGTTCTCATTGTGGACATCAGTACCAAAACAG GTGTGTGAAGAGTCTGGTCACCTTTACAAATGTTGTTCCCGAGTGGCATCCACTCAATGCTGCCCATTTTGGTCCATGTAACAGTTGCAACAGTAAatcacaaataagaaaaatggTGCTGGAAAG AGCGTCGCCCATACTCATGCTGCACTTCGTGGAAGGCTTACCAAGGAGGGATTTGCAGCACTATGCCTTCCATTTTGAAGGTAGTCTTTATCAAGTCACGTCGGTAATACAGTACCAAGCAAATAACCATTTTATAACATGGATTTTAGATGCTGATG GGAGTTGGTTGGAGTGTGATGACCTAAAGGGTCCCTGTGCTAAAAGGCATGTGACCTGTGAAGTGCCGGCATCAGAGACACATATCGTTATTTGGGAAAGAAAATCCCAGGTGCCAGTTGAAGAAGCTGCTTGCCTTCCATGCATGAAGCCAAATGTGCAGCTTGTGTCAG GAATTGAAGTCCATGGCAACTGA
- the Uspl1 gene encoding SUMO-specific isopeptidase USPL1 isoform X2 produces the protein MVVATTEDTATVSLTSELEMPSKSRCLSLCQTLCVQWKNTQALCWLDCILSALVHLEVLRNTVLEVCSIEECVFGRLFETYHQADKLLHTHHLHGVTGEDCKKLTSEIFTEIDTCLNKVRDEIFAKLQPKLRCTLGDMESPVFALPVLLKLEPHVENLFTYSFSWNFECSHCGHQYQNRCVKSLVTFTNVVPEWHPLNAAHFGPCNSCNSKSQIRKMVLERASPILMLHFVEGLPRRDLQHYAFHFEGSLYQVTSVIQYQANNHFITWILDADGSWLECDDLKGPCAKRHVTCEVPASETHIVIWERKSQVPVEEAACLPCMKPNVQLVSGEGQPTCPALCSLTGTTTSEPSVTHPTPIAGAPQTLPEIQAIAHGDSVLSRTKGLINSILPSAFEETIQETASVSHIDSKDCLLEEKPMAGSAELVSALAFQPQYSLGSSLLSNPCEGKLVVPCVDSSFPSQAVSTDLQAVLSQTGDTVVPKPVTDAPVPVLVQELKSMATEKDSQIQLLPLKTEKLNPEQPGKSQASNLRKRETTSSKTVAARSAQNQPRKDDQRKAFVGSWVKGLLSRGGAFMPPCVSAQSRAVTDLQPSVKGANNFDGFKTKSINRRSKRMSRKAKHVEEPSPGSSSPTSGSTAALPHAAGNTSALLKEQEGSCPAPLSHRPPSNKSVISPASCGDTAEDQVHKLRLKLLKKLKAKKKKLAALMSSPHHGTPISDHSEPASHCGTPVSDHSEPASHCGSPDDCESIEDLLKELQNQIDLEDKKSGYTSAPDGTSWNSQSHEEILAELLSPTTLSEPSESGELELRYLEMGDSTPAQASSEFSAVSQNMCLKQDHNYCSPEKNQCEVEMHSVIDSACIRTLNLGSPMKTDIFDDFLSTSALNSLTNDTLDIPHFDDSLFENC, from the exons ATGGTCGTGGCTACTACAGAAGATACTGCTACAGTTAGTCTCACATCTGAGTTGGAAATGCCATCTAAGAGCAGATGTTTATCACTTTGTCAGACTCTGTGTGTCCAGTGGAAAAACACTCAGGCACTCTGCTGGTTGGACTGTATCCTTTCGGCCCTGGTGCACTTGGAGGTGTTGAGGAACACTGTGCTGGAGGTGTGCTCCATAGAGGAGTGTGTATTTGGGAGGCTGTTTGAAACATACCATCAAGCAGATAAGCTTCTGCACACCCATCACCTGCATGGCGTCACAG gtgAAGATTGTAAAAAATTGACGTCAGAAATATTTACAGAAATAGATACCTGTTTGAATAAAGTTAGAGATGAAATTTTTGCTAAACTTCAACCTAAGCTTAGATGCACATTAG GTGACATGGAAAGTCCTGTGTTTGCACTTCCTGTACTGTTAAAGCTTGAACCCCATGTTGAAAACCTCTTTACATATTCTTTTTCTTGGAATTTTGAATGTTCTCATTGTGGACATCAGTACCAAAACAG GTGTGTGAAGAGTCTGGTCACCTTTACAAATGTTGTTCCCGAGTGGCATCCACTCAATGCTGCCCATTTTGGTCCATGTAACAGTTGCAACAGTAAatcacaaataagaaaaatggTGCTGGAAAG AGCGTCGCCCATACTCATGCTGCACTTCGTGGAAGGCTTACCAAGGAGGGATTTGCAGCACTATGCCTTCCATTTTGAAGGTAGTCTTTATCAAGTCACGTCGGTAATACAGTACCAAGCAAATAACCATTTTATAACATGGATTTTAGATGCTGATG GGAGTTGGTTGGAGTGTGATGACCTAAAGGGTCCCTGTGCTAAAAGGCATGTGACCTGTGAAGTGCCGGCATCAGAGACACATATCGTTATTTGGGAAAGAAAATCCCAGGTGCCAGTTGAAGAAGCTGCTTGCCTTCCATGCATGAAGCCAAATGTGCAGCTTGTGTCAGGTGAGGGGCAGCCGACTTGTCCAGCACTGTGTTCTCTGACTGGGACCACCACCTCAGAACCCTCAGTTACCCATCCCACACCTATAGCAGGCGCTCCTCAGACTCTTCCAGAAATACAAGCTATAGCTCATGGAGATAGTGTACTTTCAAGAACAAAAGGCTTGATCAACAGCATTTTACCCTCAGCATTTGAAGAGACCATCCAGGAAACTGCCTCTGTTTCTCACATTGACTCCAAAGATTGCCTATTGGAAGAAAAACCCATGGCAGGAAGTGCAGAACTTGTCAGTGCACTTGCTTTTCAGCCACAGTACTCTCTGGGGTCCTCCTTATTATCTAACCCGTGTGAAGGAAAGCTAGTTGTCCCGTGTGTGGATTCAAGTTTCCCATCCCAAGCTGTGAGCACAGACCTGCAGGCAGTACTGTCTCAGACAGGGGACACTGTGGTTCCAAAACCTGTGACTGATGCCCCTGTTCCTGTTCTTGTTCAGGAATTGAAGTCCATGGCAACTGAGAAGGACTCTCAGATACAGTTGCTGCCACTGAAAACCGAGAAGTTAAACCCTGAACAACCTGGTAAATCTCAGGCATCTAatttgagaaaaagagaaaccacGTCTTCTAAAACAGTAGCAGCCAGGTCAGCACAGAACCAGCCTCGGAAAGATGATCAGAGGAAAGCCTTCGTGGGGAGTTGGGTGAAGGGGCTGTTGAGCAGGGGTGGTGCATTTATGCCACCCTGTGTTTCGGCTCAGAGTAGAGCAGTAACTGACCTGCAGCCCTCTGTTAAAGGAGCCAATAATTTTGATGGCTTTAAAACGAAAAGTATAAACCGCAGGTCTAAAAGGATGTCCAGGAAAGCTAAGCATGTGGAGGAGCCATCTCCAGGGAGCAGCTCTCCAACGTCCGGTAGCACAGCTGCTCTGCCGCATGCTGCTGGGAACACCTCAGCCCTGTTGAAGGAGCAGGAAGGCTCATGTCCAGCTCCCCTCAGCCACAGACCCCCCAGCAATAAaagtgtcatctctccagcaagcTGTGGAGATACAGCTGAAGATCAGGTTCATAAGCTTCGGCTCAAacttcttaaaaaattaaaggcaaaaaagaagaaactagcTGCCCTCATGTCTTCCCCACACCATGGAACACCTATAAGTGACCATTCAGAGCCTGCGTCTCATTGTGGAACACCTGTAAGTGACCATTCAGAACCTGCGTCCCATTGTGGGTCTCCAGATGACTGTGAGTCCATAGAAGATCTGTTAAAAGAGCTACAGAATCAAATTGACCTTGAAGACAAAAAGTCTGGGTACACTTCTGCTCCTGATGGCACCTCGTGGAACAGCCAGAGTCATGAGGAGATTTTAGCGGAGTTGCTGTCGCCTACAACCCTGTCAGAGCCCTCAGAAAGTGGGGAGCTTGAGTTGAGGTACTTGGAAATGGGGGACAGCACCCCAGCACAAGCATCTAGTGAATTCAGTGCTGTGTCCCAGAACATGTGTCTGAAACAGGACCATAATTACTGCAGCCCCGAGAAAAACCAGTGTGAAGTTGAAATGCATTCAGTCATAGATAGTGCCTGTATAAGAACCTTAAATTTGGGGAGTCCCATGAAGACTGATATTTTTGATGATTTTCTTTCCACCTCAGCATTGAATTCTTTAACAAATGACACATTAGACATACCTCATTTTGATGACTCTCTGTTTGAGAATTGCTGA